A stretch of DNA from Sphingomonas sp. SORGH_AS_0879:
TCCGCCTCGGCAGTCTGCTGGGTGGCACCGTGACCGCGACCCAGCAGGTCGGCGATCTTCTTGCCACGACGCTGCGCCACCGCCTTGGGCGAGGTCTGCTCGCCAAGGGCTTCGAAGGTGGCCCGGATCATGTTGTACGGATTCGACGTACCGACCGACTTCGTCACCACGTCGGCAACGCCGAGCGATTCGAAGATGGCGCGCATCGGACCACCGGCGATGATGCCGGTCCCCTGCGGGGCCGAACGCACCGTCACGCGGCCCGCACCGAAATGGCCATTGCCATCATGATGCAGCGTGCGACCGTCCTTCAGCGGAACGCGGACCATCGCCTTCTTGGCGGCAGCCGTCGCCTTCGAGATGGCTTCCGGCACTTCGCGCGCCTTGCCATGACCGAAGCCCGCACGTCCCTTGCCATCGCCGACCACGACGAGCGCGGCGAAGCCGAAACGCTTACCGCCCTTCACGGTCTTCGAGACGCGGTTGATGTGGACGAGCTTTTCGATCAGCTCTTCGCCCTGGTCTTCGGTGCCACCGCGACGGTCGTCGCGACGACCACGGTTGCCGTCACGGCCGCCACGGCCGCGATCGCCGCCCGGACCACGGCCACGGCCGCCCCGGGGACCACGACCCTGGGTCGCGTCCTGCGCGGCGCCTTCGGCACCGGCAACGGCCACGTTGTTCTCGTCAGCCATATTAGAACTCCAATCCCGCTTCGCGTGCCGCCTCGGCCAGCGCCTTGACGCGACCGTGGAACAGGAAGCCGCCACGGTCGAAAACGACCTGCGTGACGCCGGCGGCCTTGGCCTTCTCGGCCACGCGCTTGCCGACTTCGGTCGCCGCTGCGACGTTCGCGCCCGACTGGCCGCGCACGTCCTTTTCCAGCGTCGAGGCCGAAGCCACGGTACGACCCGCCTCGTCGTCGATCACCTGGGCATAGATGTGCTTGCCCGAGCGATGCACCGACAGGCGCGGACGGGTGCCCGCACGCGCACGCAGCGCGGTACGGTTGCGCCGACGGCGCTTCTCGAAAAGAGAGAGACCCTTGGTCATTACTTCTTCTTCCCTTCCTTGCGGAAGATGAACTCGCCGTCGTACTTGATGCCCTTGCCCTTATACGGCTCGGGCTTGCGCCAGCGGCGGATCTCGGCGGCCAGCTGGCCGACCTTCTGCTTGTCCGCACCGCTGATTTCGACGGTGGTGGCGTCCGGCGTCTTCACCTCGATGCCTTCCGGCACGTCGATGTTGACGTCGTGGCTGTAGCCGAGCTGCAGCTTCAGGTTCTTGCCCTGAGCGGCGGCGCGGTAGCCGACGCCGGTGATGACCAGCTTCTTCGAGAAGCCTGCGGTCACGCCGGTGACGAGGTTCTGCACCATGGTGCGCTGCATGCCCCAGAAGGCGCGGGCGCGCTTCGTGGCATTGGCAGGCTGCACCGAGATGGCGTCCGCCTGGACGTCATAGGTGATCTCGTCGGCGAGCGGCATGGACAGGGTGCCCTTGGGACCCTTCACGCTCAGCACCTTGTCGGCGATGGTCGCGGTGACGCCGGCCGGAACCGGGACCGCCTTCTTACCGATGCGGCTCATCAGAACACCTCCGCCAGGACTTCGCCACCGACATTCTGCTCGCGCGCTTCGGCGTCCGACAGAACGCCACGCGGCGTCGACACGATGGTGATGCCCAGGCCGTTGCGAACGCGCGGAAGCTCCTGCGCGCCCGAATAGACACGGCGGCCGGGCTTCGAGACGCGCGCGACATGCTTGATCGCGGGCTGGCCTTCGAAATACTTCAGCTCGATGCGGATGCCGGCCGCGGGGCCCATCTGCTCTTCGCTGTAACCACGGATATAGCCTTCGCGCTGAAGCACGTCGAGCACGCGGGCGCGCAGCTTCGACGCAGGCGTCAGGACGGAGTCCTTGCGCGCGCGCTGGCCGTTGCGGATGCGGGTGAGCAAGTCACCCAGGGGATCGGTCACTGCCATCTCAAATGGTCCTTACCAGCTCGACTTGGTGACGCCGGGGATCTGGCCCTTGTTGGCCAGTTCACGCAGCATGACGCGAGCGAGACGGAACTTGCGGTAATACGCACGCGGGCGACCGGTGATCTCGCAGCGATTGCGGATACGGGTCGGGTTGCCGTTGCGGGGGATCTCGGCCATCTTCAGGCGCGCGATCAGACGCTCGGTCTCATCGAGGCTCTGGTCGTTCGCGATCGCCTTCAGCTTGGCGTACTTTCCGGCATACTTCTTGACGAGGAGACGACGCTTCTCGTTCTTATTGATTGAACTCAGTTTCGCCATGGACTTAAGCTCTTTCTGTAAGGACCCCCTCTCCGGCGTGGAGAGGGGGCAGTCCGGTTACGCCGCCTTCTTCTCGTCGGCAGCGTCTTCCTTGGGGAACGGGAAGCCGAACAGACGCAGCAGCTCGCGCGCTTCGTCGTCGGTCTTCGCCGAGGTGGTCACGATCACATCCATGCCGCGCACCTTGTCGATGCGGTCATAGTTGATTTCGGGGAAGATGATCTGTTCCTTGATGCCGCAGGCATAGTTGCCGCGACCGTCGAAGGACTTGGGGTTCAGGCCGCGAAAGTCGCGAACGCGCGGCAGCGCGATCGTGATGAAGCGGTCCAGGAACTCGTACATGCGCTCGCGACGCAGCGTGACCTTCACACCGATCGGCATGCCTTCACGCAGCTTGAACTGCGCGATCGACTTCTTCGCCTTGGTGATGACGGGCTTCTGACCCGCGATCAGCTCCATCTCGGACGCGGCCTGGTCGACGCGCTTCTTGTCCTGGGTAGCTTCGCCCACGCCCATGTTGAGTACGATCTTCTCGATCCGGGGGATCTCGTTGACGTTCTTATAACCGAACTTCTCGGTCATCGCCTTGATGATGCTATCGTCATAGATAGCCTTCATGCGGGGCTTGTAATCAGCCATCGATCTTCTCCCCGGTCTTGACGGCCACGCGGACCTTCTTGCCATCCTGCGTCTCGAAACGGACGCGGGTCGGCTTGCCATCGGCGGTCACGTGCGCAACCTTCGAGATATGCAGCGGAGCGGCGGTACGCTCCAGGCCACCCTGCGGGTTCGCCTGGGTCGGCTTGCGGTGACGGGTCGCGATGTTGACGCCGTCCACGACGACCTTGCCATCCTTCGGCATGGCGAGCGACACGGTGCCGGTCTTGCCCTTGTCCTTGCCGGACAGGACGATGACCTTGTCACCCTTCTTGATGCGTGCAGCGGCCATTACAGAACCTCCGGCGCCAGCGAGATGATCTTCATGTGCTTCTTGCCGCGAAGCTCACGCACGACCGGGCCAAAGATACGGGTGCCGATCGGCTCCTCGTTCTTGTTGACCAGCACGGCGGCGTTACCGTCGAAACGGATCACCGAACCGTCGGCGCGACGGATGTCCTTGGCGGTACGCACGATCACCGCGCGGTGAACGTCGCCCTTCTTCACGCGGCCACGCGGCTGCGCTTCCTTGACGCTGACGACGATGATGTCGCCGACCGATGCGGTACGGCGCTTCGAGCCGCCCAGCACCTTGATGCACTGCACCCGCTTCGCGCCGCTGTTGTCAGCGACGTCGAGATTGGACTGCATCTGGATCATGGATCCGCTTCCTTCTCTCTATCTGGGGAGGATACCGACCCTACCCCGCCTTAAAAAACGACCCCCGGCGCGGGCTACCGCGCCAGGGGGAGAGGCCCCTTAGCCACTCCTGGACCGAAAGGCAAGCGAGTCGCCTCGCGCCTTTCGACCAATCCGCTCTGCGCCCCGAAGGGCTCCGTGGTCCCGTCCTTCCCGTGGCCTTCGACTTCGCTCAGGCTGACCGGGGTGGAGAGCCAGGCTCGCCGGACGGGATCGACGGACTCAGCCCTCGGCCGAGGCCCGTTCCGGCGTCATGTGGGTATCGACCCGCTCGACGACCTTCCAGGTCTTCAGCTTCGAGATCGGGGCGGTCTCTTCGATCCGCACCGTCTCACCGGCCTTGTACTCGTTCGCCTCGTCATGGGCGTGGTACTTCTTCGACCGACGGATGATCTTGCCGTAGAGGGGGTGCTTGACCTTCCGCTCTACATTGACGACGACCGTCTTATCGGTCTTGTCCGAGACAATCACCCCGGTCAGCACGCGCTTCGGCATGTGTCTCGGTCCTTACTTGGCAGCCGCAGCGGAGCGCTGCGCCTGGATGGTCTTGATCCGCGCGATGTCGCGACGGACTTCCTTGACCCGGCTGGGCTTTTCGAGCTGGCTCGTGGCCGCCTGGAAGCGCAGGTTGAACTGCTCACGCTTCAGGTTGCCCAGCGCCTCGACGAGCTGGTCGTCGCTCTGGCCGGTATATTCAGTCTTGGCCATTACTCGCCTCCGAGGTGCGAGGTGTCGCCCAGACGGGCAACGACCTTGGTCTTGATGGGCAGCTTCATCGCCGCGCGCTCGAATGCCTCGGCGGCCAGCGGGCCGTCGACACCGTCGAGTTCGAACAGGATGCGACCCGGCTTCACGCGGGCGGCCCAGAATTCCGGCGAACCCTTACCCGAGCCCATGCGGACTTCGGCAGGCTTCGACGAGACGGGGACGTCCGGGAAGATGCGGATCCAGAGACGACCCTGGCGCTTGATGTGACGGGTGATCGCGCGGCGAGCCGCCTCGATCTGGCGAGCCGTGATACGCTCCGGCTCCATGGCCTTCAGGCCATAGGAACCG
This window harbors:
- the rpsE gene encoding 30S ribosomal protein S5, producing MADENNVAVAGAEGAAQDATQGRGPRGGRGRGPGGDRGRGGRDGNRGRRDDRRGGTEDQGEELIEKLVHINRVSKTVKGGKRFGFAALVVVGDGKGRAGFGHGKAREVPEAISKATAAAKKAMVRVPLKDGRTLHHDGNGHFGAGRVTVRSAPQGTGIIAGGPMRAIFESLGVADVVTKSVGTSNPYNMIRATFEALGEQTSPKAVAQRRGKKIADLLGRGHGATQQTAEAEAAAVVE
- the rplR gene encoding 50S ribosomal protein L18, with amino-acid sequence MTKGLSLFEKRRRRNRTALRARAGTRPRLSVHRSGKHIYAQVIDDEAGRTVASASTLEKDVRGQSGANVAAATEVGKRVAEKAKAAGVTQVVFDRGGFLFHGRVKALAEAAREAGLEF
- the rplF gene encoding 50S ribosomal protein L6, with amino-acid sequence MSRIGKKAVPVPAGVTATIADKVLSVKGPKGTLSMPLADEITYDVQADAISVQPANATKRARAFWGMQRTMVQNLVTGVTAGFSKKLVITGVGYRAAAQGKNLKLQLGYSHDVNIDVPEGIEVKTPDATTVEISGADKQKVGQLAAEIRRWRKPEPYKGKGIKYDGEFIFRKEGKKK
- the rpsH gene encoding 30S ribosomal protein S8 yields the protein MAVTDPLGDLLTRIRNGQRARKDSVLTPASKLRARVLDVLQREGYIRGYSEEQMGPAAGIRIELKYFEGQPAIKHVARVSKPGRRVYSGAQELPRVRNGLGITIVSTPRGVLSDAEAREQNVGGEVLAEVF
- the rpsN gene encoding 30S ribosomal protein S14; this encodes MAKLSSINKNEKRRLLVKKYAGKYAKLKAIANDQSLDETERLIARLKMAEIPRNGNPTRIRNRCEITGRPRAYYRKFRLARVMLRELANKGQIPGVTKSSW
- the rplE gene encoding 50S ribosomal protein L5, translating into MADYKPRMKAIYDDSIIKAMTEKFGYKNVNEIPRIEKIVLNMGVGEATQDKKRVDQAASEMELIAGQKPVITKAKKSIAQFKLREGMPIGVKVTLRRERMYEFLDRFITIALPRVRDFRGLNPKSFDGRGNYACGIKEQIIFPEINYDRIDKVRGMDVIVTTSAKTDDEARELLRLFGFPFPKEDAADEKKAA
- the rplX gene encoding 50S ribosomal protein L24, translated to MAAARIKKGDKVIVLSGKDKGKTGTVSLAMPKDGKVVVDGVNIATRHRKPTQANPQGGLERTAAPLHISKVAHVTADGKPTRVRFETQDGKKVRVAVKTGEKIDG
- the rplN gene encoding 50S ribosomal protein L14; this translates as MIQMQSNLDVADNSGAKRVQCIKVLGGSKRRTASVGDIIVVSVKEAQPRGRVKKGDVHRAVIVRTAKDIRRADGSVIRFDGNAAVLVNKNEEPIGTRIFGPVVRELRGKKHMKIISLAPEVL
- the rpsQ gene encoding 30S ribosomal protein S17, with amino-acid sequence MPKRVLTGVIVSDKTDKTVVVNVERKVKHPLYGKIIRRSKKYHAHDEANEYKAGETVRIEETAPISKLKTWKVVERVDTHMTPERASAEG
- the rpmC gene encoding 50S ribosomal protein L29, which gives rise to MAKTEYTGQSDDQLVEALGNLKREQFNLRFQAATSQLEKPSRVKEVRRDIARIKTIQAQRSAAAAK
- the rplP gene encoding 50S ribosomal protein L16; the protein is MLQPKRTKFRKAFKGRIHGDAKGGTSLNFGSYGLKAMEPERITARQIEAARRAITRHIKRQGRLWIRIFPDVPVSSKPAEVRMGSGKGSPEFWAARVKPGRILFELDGVDGPLAAEAFERAAMKLPIKTKVVARLGDTSHLGGE